The following coding sequences lie in one Methanorbis furvi genomic window:
- the rbr gene encoding rubrerythrin produces MNTIPAKYFYPPITNMKTVLKRGYRKMANLKGSKTEANLMTAFAGESQARNKYTYYASKARKEGYNQIADLFEETADNEKEHAKIWFKLLHGGSVPDTMQNLKDAADGENYEWTDMYANFAKDAKAEGFDEIAALFAMVGAIEKHHEERYRKLLANIDQAIVFSRDSEAIWQCANCGHIVLGKNAPDVCPVCDHPKAYFRIEARNY; encoded by the coding sequence ATGAATACGATCCCCGCAAAATACTTTTACCCGCCGATTACCAATATGAAGACAGTACTCAAACGAGGTTACAGAAAAATGGCAAATCTGAAAGGATCCAAAACCGAAGCAAACCTGATGACCGCCTTTGCCGGCGAGTCCCAGGCACGAAACAAATACACCTACTATGCATCCAAAGCCCGCAAAGAAGGTTACAACCAGATTGCCGACCTCTTTGAAGAGACCGCTGACAACGAAAAAGAGCATGCAAAAATCTGGTTCAAACTGCTCCACGGCGGCAGCGTTCCTGACACCATGCAGAATCTCAAAGACGCAGCAGATGGCGAGAACTATGAATGGACCGACATGTATGCAAACTTTGCCAAAGACGCAAAGGCAGAAGGATTCGACGAGATTGCCGCACTGTTCGCAATGGTTGGCGCAATCGAAAAGCATCACGAAGAGCGGTATCGCAAACTTCTCGCAAACATCGATCAGGCAATCGTCTTCTCCCGCGACAGCGAAGCCATCTGGCAGTGTGCAAACTGCGGCCACATAGTTCTTGGAAAGAACGCTCCAGACGTCTGTCCGGTCTGCGATCACCCGAAGGCCTACTTCCGAATCGAGGCCAGAAACTACTAA
- a CDS encoding glutamate synthase-related protein — translation MAEYQCGVCGYVFSETDTTMFSDLPKTWKCPICSAATSQFSCTSTPVAETEYLGSSVVDEIHYMATTGKSITEPMDTLMRVPSFDDILVLGAQLARQPLGDGSFVNVQTIIGKHAKKPMVLETPVYISHMSFGALSREAKIALAKGSALAKTAVCSGEGGILPEEKAAAYKYIFEYVPNLYSVNDQNLSEADAIEIKIGQGTKPGMGGHLPGRKVTDEIAKIRGKMVGEDVVSPSHFPGLNTPEDLKNLITSLRERSGGRPIGVKIAAGHIEEDLAFIVAADPDFVTIDGRGGATGSSPKFLKDASSVPTVYALARAAKFLREHESEIDLIITGGLRTSKDFVKALALGADAVAVSSAALIALGCNRHRVCHNGRCPAGIATQDATLRANLSIDEGELRVANFFAVSTEELRVFARVTGHADIHDLSIADLATISSEIAGHTDIPHV, via the coding sequence ATGGCTGAATACCAGTGCGGGGTCTGCGGCTATGTATTTTCAGAGACAGACACAACAATGTTCTCTGATCTCCCAAAGACCTGGAAGTGTCCGATCTGCTCAGCCGCAACCTCGCAGTTCTCCTGCACCTCAACTCCCGTTGCCGAAACTGAGTATCTTGGCAGCAGTGTCGTTGATGAGATTCATTATATGGCAACGACCGGCAAAAGCATCACCGAACCCATGGACACCCTGATGAGGGTCCCCTCTTTTGATGACATTCTTGTACTCGGAGCGCAGCTTGCCAGACAGCCGCTGGGTGACGGCTCGTTTGTGAATGTGCAGACGATTATCGGCAAACATGCGAAAAAGCCGATGGTTCTTGAAACGCCCGTCTATATCTCTCACATGAGTTTTGGGGCATTGTCCCGCGAAGCAAAGATTGCTCTGGCAAAAGGGTCTGCTCTTGCCAAAACCGCAGTGTGCAGCGGTGAAGGGGGCATCCTTCCTGAGGAAAAAGCTGCGGCATACAAGTACATCTTTGAGTATGTGCCAAATCTCTACAGCGTGAACGATCAGAATCTCTCCGAAGCGGATGCGATTGAGATCAAGATCGGGCAGGGAACAAAACCCGGGATGGGTGGTCATCTGCCGGGACGAAAGGTCACGGATGAGATCGCAAAAATCCGGGGAAAGATGGTCGGCGAGGATGTGGTGAGTCCTTCGCATTTTCCGGGACTCAATACTCCTGAGGATCTGAAAAATCTGATCACGTCTCTTCGAGAGCGAAGCGGCGGAAGACCGATCGGGGTGAAGATTGCGGCAGGCCATATCGAGGAGGATCTTGCGTTCATTGTTGCGGCAGATCCTGATTTTGTCACGATCGACGGACGAGGCGGGGCAACGGGTTCCTCGCCGAAGTTTCTGAAGGATGCGTCAAGTGTTCCAACGGTGTATGCTCTTGCAAGAGCGGCGAAGTTTTTGCGTGAACATGAATCCGAAATTGATCTCATTATCACGGGCGGTCTTCGGACGAGCAAAGATTTTGTGAAGGCTCTTGCGCTTGGTGCGGACGCGGTTGCAGTTTCTTCTGCGGCACTGATTGCTCTTGGCTGTAACCGTCACCGCGTCTGTCACAATGGCCGCTGCCCGGCAGGAATTGCGACGCAGGATGCAACTCTTCGTGCAAATCTTTCGATTGATGAGGGGGAACTGCGGGTCGCGAACTTTTTTGCAGTGTCTACTGAGGAGCTGCGGGTGTTTGCCCGCGTAACCGGGCATGCGGATATTCATGATCTTTCGATCGCTGATCTTGCGACGATCAGTAGTGAGATTGCGGGACATACCGATATCCCGCATGTCTGA
- the hxlB gene encoding 6-phospho-3-hexuloisomerase, whose product MSLMASRIDAISRQISSGEIDAFLAAILEAKRIYVMGAGRSGLVAKSFAMRLMHMGLTSYVVGETITPAIGEGDLIVAFSGSGNTKTIGDIAETAKSLGVKVALISSNPDSRIGKIADFVIKIETQRDPVSCDAHEYEIRQMLGEHRSFAPLGTIFETSSLMFGDAVISTLMDMTKTEESDLKRRHTNIE is encoded by the coding sequence ATGAGTTTAATGGCATCCCGAATCGATGCCATCTCCCGGCAGATCTCCAGCGGTGAAATCGATGCGTTTCTTGCGGCAATCCTTGAAGCAAAACGCATCTACGTAATGGGAGCAGGCCGCAGCGGACTGGTTGCAAAATCCTTCGCCATGCGTCTGATGCACATGGGCCTCACCTCCTATGTCGTTGGCGAAACCATAACCCCGGCAATCGGTGAAGGCGACCTGATCGTTGCCTTCTCCGGCTCCGGCAACACCAAAACCATCGGCGACATCGCCGAAACCGCAAAAAGCCTCGGCGTAAAAGTCGCCCTGATCTCCTCCAACCCTGACTCACGCATCGGCAAAATCGCCGACTTCGTCATCAAGATCGAAACCCAGAGAGATCCTGTCAGCTGCGACGCCCATGAGTATGAGATCCGCCAGATGCTTGGCGAACACCGCTCGTTCGCCCCGCTTGGCACCATCTTTGAAACAAGCTCCCTCATGTTCGGCGACGCTGTCATCTCCACCCTAATGGACATGACCAAAACCGAAGAAAGCGATCTGAAACGCCGCCACACCAACATCGAGTAA